The Crassostrea angulata isolate pt1a10 chromosome 1, ASM2561291v2, whole genome shotgun sequence nucleotide sequence GAAAAAGAAAACCTTCGTTTCGCCTTTCCCTCCCATactattttaatgttaattttatgaGGAAGTccttatttctaaaaatatgtTAATGTCGGAATATATTAACACAGTTTGATCAATAATAACTCGAACAGCATCTATGTGAATGGAAGGCAGCTTTGAACAGTAAAGGTAAACTCGTTAATCTCAGTACACCTGAAAAAAGGCCCCACTTTTCAACGAACGAACTTAACAGAAAAACGATTGATTTTTATTAGAGATGgaatgtttcatttaaaatcaaaactctCATATAAACCATATAAATTCGAAAAAAAACtctcaaaaaattaattcatcaaCGGATTtgcatgatgaaaaaaaaaaatcaatttgagcGATCGTGATATCGAGTAAATCTATCATTGAAATGAGAACTAAAACTGATGCTTCGAAATCGTAAATATTAATGGAAACACAACAACTTCAAACATTGTGTCCTTGAGTTCgttataatgtttatttaaatattcttcctggaaatgaaaatataaatggaATCGCACATAACTTCAAACATTGTATCCTTGAATTCGATTCctataatatttatttgaatattcttcctggaataaaaaaaaaatgaaaattaacgtGCGAGTTTGTCAGATACAGCAGATCCttacatcatttttttaatttcgaataTATGTTGCTTATTTCATAGGGATTCAACTTGCTACAAAATCTGTAATTATAGAGCTATCCAACCAGTTACAATAATAAACCCACACTCCACGGTGTATTCGTGTCGTGAAAGATGAACCGATCTATTATACCTATGGAAATCAACATCAAGAAGTCGAAAcccttcttttcaaaaatttccataACGAGGGCTTTAGAAGTGTTTCCCATCTCAGATATCCAGCAAGTGTCGAGTTGTCACCGGCAATCGTTCCTGTGTCAAATTCTTCCCCACTGTCTGGTGTGGCCCCTCTGACAAATTACTGTCATTGTGTAACGTTTATCGCGGACTGAATCGCCATGACAACCGGTAAGATGGAGTTCACAGCCGATGACGGATTGTAATTTGTCCGAATTGTCGTAACACTGAGTGACGGATTAATCTCCTGATTTGTACCTTGTTAAATCTGTTCGGCTCGAGTGTCTCAAAGTCATGTCATCTTATGAGAACATTTGGAGTGGTTTTTTGAAGACTTCTGATATGCTTTGTCACTGACTTTTTTCTGTACAATATACTAGGATATTATACGGTAACACTGAGTGGACAATGATTGGATTTCAAGTAAATTACTTGTATGCAAGCAATGAGTACTGACAACCCGTTTCTTTGATATGAATTTTCTTTTGTGAGTTCTAAAGGAAAATACGATATGTAGATATTCCGTAAAGTAAGTAATGTAAGGAGGGGACCCTCAACATTGAATGAAGAAAATGGATATTGTTGTGTGGAGAAAAGAGTAAAGACACTCAATTAATCAATCGACCAAATTAAAGAAATGACGCAAGTTATTCCATCCTAACCTAACAATCGGAATGCGACCGCAATAATGAGTTTGGAATAAATGGCCCTTCCTGTCTTGACCTCGGGGTACCACCTCGGGTATTAGAGGGAGCAGTCCATTTAAATCTATTACATGCTGAGGGAGTTATTTTGTGAACCATTTTAAAGGTTTTTCTTGTCGCAGAAGGAGCGTAACGCTCAAATTCTGATTCCGAAAtgttaatgtaaaaatttaaaatgccaATGAgaagataatatttttaaaaaatccctattgtccaatcagatcgttgTGTTACTTGCTCTGGATCTGTGGGAAGAAATGAAACATACAACGGTAAACCACGTGCTTTGTTATAGTTTCGAAGTTGTCTTTAGACAGTAACGAGACAGGTTTAGTGCTGACTTTGCTTCAGAAGTGACAGGACTATGGCAGTAGGTGATGAATGTGTCCAAGTAAAGGCAGTCATCACTTCAAACCGCAATCTCTAGACCCGAACGAGCGGGGACGTTTACATGCAATTTATTCATTTGAAGTTGGAGTGGTACAAGATAAACTTTTTTGTGAAAGGCTTTTTCAAGCTTACAGGAAGGAGATTTGTGCTGTTATTCTGATGAATTTACCAGATCGATATGCCTCTTACACTAATGCTCCTAATAGCATATTAAGCTTGATAGATGCTGGGACAAGTCAGCGTAAATGAGAAATTCATTGTTgagtttaatttttcattgtgATGTTATAACTGTTTCCACGAGATAGGAATATTTTAAATGACAGTTGATAAACTCGATTTAAGGACTTACTCCAACATGAGTAGTGCGTTCGATCCCTTTTGGTGCAATTTATGCATCACTGTGCCGAAAGGAAAGCGAAAACTTCTCAAAAAAATTCTATACCCATTAACGAAATGGATTGACCCGTCTTTcgaatttttcaacatttttgaaAGTGACATCCAGCCTCGAAACGATGATAAACCCAGTAGAACTTCAGAACAGTGCGAAGTGGAGAGCGTGAGAGCACCTTCCATTAGCGTTATGCTGTTTTTATCTGAAAATGGTACCATGTCATCGAAGGATGTCCAAAAGCTGTTCCTCTTGCCTCCTTGGGCCTATCACCACAAGGTGGAGCTTTATAACGTACGTTCCCCGGAAAGAACTGCAGCCTGCCAGGAATTCTACGAAATAGCAGACGACATGCCTCTTTGGTCAGTGTGTCCAGTTCATTACGGAAACGAACATCTAAGAGTTCTTATTTATGTGAGAAATTTTCATCAGATGGTGGAATTTTACAGGGTCATTACGGATAGTGAAATGGAGAGTAGCAAACCTGGATTTTGCATATTCCAAATGTGTTCTCAACCAGGATTGGATATTCAAGTAGCTCTAAAATACTCAAAATACATCGAACCGTATCCGATTTCAACCACACGTTTGTCATTTAAGGTGAAAAGTGTTGAGTCCATCGGGGCTTTTACTGGATGCAATCTAGAACCTGCTGAGGGAAACTCATTTATAGCAACTGACCCTGATGGAAATAAAGTACAACTTTACCAAATACCAAATACAGAATCTTCTATACCAACGAAATCAGTGAAAACTAGAGGTGAAAAATTCTCAGAGGATATAAAAAGTTGCCGAAGTTCGGACAGCCATGATTCAGGGCGGTGCTCAGACAGTGAAATTTGGTGTAGCGAACCCGAACCTTTTCGAAATGAATCTTTTGGACTGAATTCTCGGACAGAACATGTGCTTCAAATACGAGAAAATTGCGTTATGCCACCAGCACTtaacactaaaaacaaaatcaaagcaGTCTATTTGTAACAAAGGGACGAGCAAAAGTGCACGGGTAAcgagtttttaatttttacagttttgtgcaataaatcaatttttaaaacgttTTCACTGGATTGAAGTTTTTACTAAGCACAAAATGGCATAAAAACTTTTTACAAAGTATTTCACAGACTGCAATATCTTTAAAGGTAAACTCGAAAGGCAATTTGCAGGTCGCACcgaaaagtaaataaatttgtGTAACCCTTACGCAATAAAGTTTTTGTACAAGAAATAGCTATCCGCGATTTAATCGAAAGGTAAATAAATATCTGCGTGAATCATTTAAACGGCCGGCCACTAAGTGTCAGTGGTACCTAACTAGGCGAATCTtgtgaaaaattttaatttacagatTGAAAAGATCCTTGAAATCAGCGCCTCGTTACATAAGTTTGAAAACATGAACTATTTTAATTACTGGACTGTTGTCGGGTATGGAATTTTCGTTACACTTAAAATTGACAATGTTACACGTTACTATATAATTATGTCAATGCTGTTTTAGAAAATGAGGGCATTTATTGCTGGCTCAGAAAATTGAAACATTCGAAAATGACAGTACTAGTATTTGCGATAGAACTGTGGGTTAATAACAAAATTTTAGcaccttaaaaataaaattgttggaCAACAATAATCGCCCGATTACGTCAAAGTTCTAGATTTTTCCCCTTAATTTTGACCTGCGTCTGATTATgtcttttacaaatttgatatacattgtTTCTAAAGAAAAAACCCGGTAGATTTATATTGaacaaatatgataaaaatcacAGATGGGTATGTAACAATAGCGCTATTACAGagttataaaatattcattagtGCATGAACGCTCTATCAAAACGAGGATCTTTTTACATCCATGATAATCGCGTGGAGTTCGCTTCTTTGATCAAGTGATATCTAGAGCCAAATATTGATGATTTGAATTATTTCTTCCCTTCATTTCCGCACCACCCGGCTTAAAGATCTTCTTGTGACGAACTAATATCCTGCTTGATGCTgctaaaaatcaattttggtCTTCGTGAACAAACTCTTTCAGGTTCATGAAAAAACAGTAATTGACGGCCTTGGGTATCTTATAGGACAGAGATACAAGACTAATAAATATTTCGGGAGTACGAAGGGGGCTGTGAATGTGGACAATTTACTTCTTTCCTTGTGAGATAAATGGTGttttaattaaacttttaaaaaaatcttaaacaaaaTCAATTGCATGTAGATAACAAAGTTTAATTTCATAAGAAATAAGTCCTCTtgtgaaaaaatattacttttagaCAGACTGATAATAGCAGAGATTACACAAATGACAAAAACTAATTGTTTTCCTGTCAGTTTAAAACTTAATTGGTTATAACGGATAAGATAAACACTTTTCCTATATCAGAAAACATGAATCTCGCTAACTGCTAACAAAAATGGTAAGTTGTATGTGCCAATAATACAAGCTGCATTATTATAACAAACTGTTCCCTCTCCGAGAATGATTAAAAGTAATGAAACCAACTTTGGTCAGGTTGCATGTTTCCATTGTGAGTAAAAAAGATTCTTTCtatctttttttcaaacttgcgtTTGTGAGTTTTCttacataaacatgtatttgattCGTAGTCATTCCACCACCTTAATCTATCGTGCATTTTGAAGGATTTTTCTTTATAGAAAACATTTTCCTTGATTGTGCAAGGTTTTATGTAATCGTAAATTGCACCCCATTGTTAAAAGCTAGCCTCTTTGACagtttaaagtgaaaaaaaatcaattaaacttTTGCTGATAAAGTGAAGTTCTGACACTGATATATGAAGTAGGTAAAGTAGAGTAGGTAGTGTGATAATTGATTAAGATATAATTATAGCAAATTTAAGGCTGTTACGTTACTGAGACGGACAGCTGTCGATGGCGATATTTGGGACTGGTACATTCTGTATGAAATTAAGCTCGGTTGCTCTATCAAGAAGTACagctatataattatttaattataccGTTTCCTTATCTTCTTATTGTGCATTTTGattattaaagtttttttcttttggttttCATCTTAGCAGTGCAATTTGGAGTATAATGCACAGCAACAtattaaaatgctaaaacatttccAAATCTATAGTTAATCAAACACAGAGCTCTTTGAGAACGAAATGTTTCTCGTATAAAGTTAGCATATTCATCTATGTTCACCTGCCCGAGTTTTACGAgcaactttattaaaaaaatattttgtatactgTAAAACTCTTTTAAACTAATGCGGTTAAACACAAAATAATGTTTCGTGCTGCCACCTTCCTCTCGAACTAATCAGTCCCTAATGATCTTCTATCGTGTTGCAAATCAGCGATTTTTGCACGATGTGTTTGAATAAAGCTGACAACCATATGACTAAGTATGTGGAATTTCGGATCTCACCATGAATGGAAGCGACCCTTCTGTGGGACGAGAATTAAGGACATCAATGCAAAATTAATCAAGCAGAGAAGCCAATTGTTTACCATATTGCGTGATAGAAATATTAAAGTTAACAGTTCTTCTAACCACGACCTCTTAATAAagagttttgaaaataaatacgtTTATACAGCAGATTTCAGTCAGATTTTACCCGGGTCTGAACGAGATGTTAGAATATTAAGAGACAACAATATCTCAGGGAATGTAGtatcatttgaaattaaatccaAGGAACACCCCGACCTTTTATTCAGTAGTGGAgaagattttaatttaattacatatcattttttctctctcaacTCGAGCCATTATTCTACAATAACAATAAGAGACTAGATGAATTGTCCTGCATTAGTTGTCTGTTTGGATTTGATCAAGGGGATGTCGTTTTTTCCCAGCCAAATCACAAAGACCCGTGTTATGTTTGGTAGTAATTCATCTACCCACAAAAGACCGCCACAGACAACAAAACAATAATTACAACCCTGCGTTTGAGTAATAAAATTGCTAGATTTGACGTTGACAGCGCTAAGATACAAAACGGgtggattttaatttttttcttttggaatgGATTATGAAACGACCCGCGAACAAAAAGGTTCAAAGTTGTTCCACCTGAGCATATAATAAAACACATAGGCACAGCAGTAGGTCTCTTAATAAGAACATAGCATAACACAACATTTACACGAGAAAGATGCGGGGTGACAAGGTAGAATCCAATTCTATTATGATTCGCCTTTTCCGGCATCTTTATGATCAAGCTTGCACATCATTGTGAAAATTTCGTAATAAAAGTAGTGATCTcatattattctttattttctgTGCGAAGGACATGCCCTCTAAGATAAAGTTGTTCGCAaagaattttatcaatgttAACTTCATATGTAATCGTATATAGATATTTTTCATAAGAGATAAAATACAACAACAGTGCAGGGCATCAGGTACATTCTAAAGAAACTAACATGTAAAATCTTAAGTATTATGGATTTTATTCCGGATGATAGCTAAGATTAAAAGTAGgatgtattttattcaaaataacacATAAATCTCTATGGATGATAGTGCTAATTTTCTCTAAGATCATAGCAAtgacattaaaaagattaatAAGATCAATAAGATCAAATTAGGCATCGACCAAACTTTCCTTCGTATTTTATTACACTAATTTATTTCACCTTCTTATATCAAATTGATCGGCAGATTCCCATAAAGCTGTCAATGTCTGCACCGATAACTGTTAAACGTACAAATGTTTCTTCAAAGTAAAACAAACATTGAAATTGCAAAATTGGCTCACAACATTCCAACGTCCCCATTGAAGTCATGTCACGTGGCTTGTATGGCCGGCAATAAATTGAGGTAATTTTCTTGCTGAATGGACTTTATGAGAAACTAGTGAATAAAAAATTGACATGGGGGTCCTAAACATGAAAGGTAAGGAAGGTAATTTTTACGGATCAGAAATTCTTGCTATTGTGATAGAGGATTTTATAATGTGGTCAATATGTTGCAGATAATAAACTTGTTCTTGATTCGTTTCTGAAAgctgaaaaaaatcaatgactGACATTAAAGAGTCTCGAGTCAATTattcatatcttttaaaaatggcATACGAACATACAGGTACAACTAGACATCTCATTTTCTAATTTAACTGAATTGTCCATGACGGTTGCAAATTTTCCAATACATGTAGCAAgatgaaaagaaaataacaaagttttaataataaatgattatattttaatgcATTCTCTTTTATTTGGAATAAAACTTAAACGAACTCGCTTTTGATTTCaatctcacttttacaaaaggaatgtatagtggaaaagtgagacttagatcgaaagtgagctcgtctaagttttatggccctgGGGCCAGATGTCCGCACATTTTAAGCAAGAAACCGACTTCGGGTGTCAGGTAGAATGATCGTAGTTTGTATCAGGCTGCGAATAGCCAGAGGAAGATGCTTGTTATGTATCTTGGAGCTCAGACGTCAAAAGACTTCAAAACTCGCGACAGACTTCAACTGAAATTAAATGTAGTCAATTGCAAGAAAAACATTATGGATTTTAAAGTAAGTTACCTATTTTCAAGGTGAAAGAGCAAGGTTACCACatcctttaaaagaaaacatctGGTCTTTGAACAGATCAAATTTTCAAGGGAAGGGATCATAGATGGAATACAGGACGCGTTGACAATTCGAAGATCTTTATTAACCCTTGAATCTGAGCCAGTCATCACATTCATGTCATGGGATATTCTTAGTCAACACTTTGAACGCGAAATGTTATGCAGGTCCTATAACTAAGTTTTTACTGGGCATATATTTACCAATCTTGTATGTATGGTGGCTGGGCATACGAACGGACAAAACTTAACTGATGTATCATTATCAACGGAATTATTCCTCTATCTAGGAACTGTCTGAGCccaaatttatatgtataaaagtataaaattaatgtagGGGAATCATTTATTCCGATAGTAAGTGGATCTGCtattgaaagaaaatgtataatttcAATATGTGAACTCAAAATTAAgaaacaattatacatgtaaatgacatGCGAATGCATTTATCAATTGATTGCAATCAACAGTAAAACAACCAAAAACCGCCTTACTATGATTTATGCAATAGGTACATGTAAGTTATAGATAGAAGACAAGTAAACAATTACTATTTTCTTGTTATtcttaaataattgatatggcATTGTCCTTTTTTATTGTATCCGATAAAATGTACTTAATTTTGTAACAGTGACTGCTAGTATATcacatttcatataaataacgATTATTCCCGCTATTCAAAAACTCATATTAACTTTAAGTAAAATTTACACCATTGATTTTAACATCTAAATGGTtatcaattaaatattcatacagCAAGACCCTCGTGCCTGAACcaattttacaataaagtattcataataaaataaaatcaatgataacacaattaagaaaaatattcaatattatgTATTACATTGTAAAAGGAAGTTGCACACCTTGATACCTTTACCTACATTATTGACAATACATGCTTTTTAACAATTGGTATGCACATTTTAAGCTACTTTTTAATTTGTGATTACATCGAACCCCCTACTGGTTCAAATGTTTGGTGTTAATTTTCAacgaaataaagaaattgtGTTCTTTACTAAACTTGACTAAATCTAGAGCATATACAACCCAAGACAGACCAACGCTGCGAGCTATAGAAAGGTCTTTTACAGAATTTGAATCGTAGACCGAAAATCTGATACAGTTTCCTCACACAGAAAAAGCATTGAGCCATTATGTATAGGACATAAACCATGCAAGCCTGTCTCGAAGAGAAGGCGACAAGGGTTAAAGAAGCCCCTGTCGTTTAGACGTAATCCTAAACAAGTTTGGTTCGTTTATGTTACAATCTgataaagttttttaaaagattgttgAATTAACGATTTCCAAAGTGATGTTCTCTTTGTAAGTTTTATTGGTTGATCTATTAGATATACATAATCACCATTCTGAAATATACAAATTATACCCAttttacttataaaaagcgTTGGAAGATACTGAAGGACTGTTTAACAACAAGCATTTGCGTAGtgcatatttcttttatttgtacCCCAGTCGAGATATTAGCATAAATTAGTAGATGatcataaaataatcataacgATAAAGATAACCCACTGACTATTATTATTATCTTAATACGGTGCATTAgtacttttaaatatatgtattattaaaaTACAGTTGCaaaatttaccttaaaaaaaagcaTAGTTGTTCGATGTAATCGCTTGAAGTTTGATAATCTGTCAGCTTTCGATAAAAATAAAGGCTTgaaattttttgtcaatttttgttGTTTACCTTTTTTTGGTGAAGGAAATGATAGGCCTAGTTCCTATAAAAAAGTTCCTTTTTTGGTAACATTCATGCCTTTAGTTTGGTGATTGTGATGCACTCACACACAATGCCTTcattttggaaagaaaatagagatttcattttgaatgtgtCAGTATGGGCCATTTTTGTGTgtcatagaaaaaaatatttcttttgttcCAAGAATTACATTGCAATAATTCAGAATTTGATATACAAGCATAAAGTACTTGCAcatatgctacatgtattttttgatAGTTTGAACGttattcaaaaattcataaataaagaaatggtatgaacatatttaatttattaaaaacatcAAGTATTACACCAAAAAACATacgtttttttaatcaaattaaagcTAGACTAAGTATGTCACTTAATTGCACAATTATATGATATCTGTGCAATTATCTTGAATGGCAAATGACGTTAGGAAAGCGTGTCAGATTATTCTGTGGTTAAGCGGTGCATGTTTGGATGTGCACCGAACGAGCTGTATAACCATATTTGTTCTCTATGCAAAATAAACGCTATTTTTTGTTCGAATTGTTTATTTGATCTTTCGGATTAACATTTTTTTGCAGATTACAGAGCATCGTCAAATCAGATATAAGTAATTACGTCAAAaattcaccattttaataattgattggcgcttttttatacatataaatgtatatgataTCACCATAAGTGGTTTATGCTCTAGGATCATTGTGGAACGATTGTATTTAAATAGGCTCACAGGAGGGGAGAATGTTGCAAAACAAGATTTGACAAGGTGAAGATGAGTatcactttatttttaaatgatcgATGTATCATAAACATAGGACACTGTACATCAAAAATAGTATTGGTGTAAACCAAGTATGTATAAACTGCTACAATTACTGTCAACTGAAAATATACTGaattaaataatggaaaatatctTCAGAAAGACGAATCACACAGAAATATGTCTGTAATAGATAAATAGGTAATACTCTGCTGCATTAATAAGTGCATTGCTACAAATTATGtcttatattgtatatatacaatgtattatatattcattataatatATGCTGATaccttttgaataaaaaatctaaactaAACACTTCAGTCTAGTTATTTTGCCCCAATTATAACACCAAAACACAAATATCTAGATATGCAGAAACAAATTACATACATCCAGACAAATCTTTTTGGTAAGGatctgttggttttttttttttacattatttaatcaattttatcttatctcaaaaaatatctatcaatatatgtGCATTGGAAAACACATTATGATCAAATACAGGAAATcttgattaaattatatttttattcaccCTATTCCATTTAATGAGATATATTGATAGCATCCCTTTTCTCCATTGTTTGCCATCTTTGTATACAAAAgcagttttgtatttttttggaGCAAATTTTTTTGATCTTTAAATTAGAGTTCGTCCTCTGAACTTATTACAATACGGGTATTAATCTCTTTTCTTACAAGTTTAATTATATTCAAACAAATGCCTCTACAAAATGAGTAAGCATCTTAGACAAAGGGTAGAATAGAATTTTTAGACTTACTCGGGGTTCTTGGTTTACATATAAACGAGATTTATGCATCATGGCATCGAATCTTTATTGCGCTACAAAATACCTACAAAACGTGTAAAACGGCGGGTCTGGATTCAAGATTGATGACTTGTCATATGTTCTATGTAATTAGGCGTTTAGTTCTTAACATATATGTTAATACTAAGGATGAAAAACCCTGCAATTTGATAATATAAGTACCCTATCAATTCCACATCTGATAAAAAGGGGATAACAGAAGACATGCTAAAACGCGAAAAAAAAACTACGAAATCGAACACCCAAGTTAAAGCCATCTGATCACTATAGacgccatgttttttttttcgaaatgagcGCGCATTGTCAACAGACTCAAAGATGAGACTTTTGTCAGGTTTATTTATGTAGTCATAAACTGTGTGCTAATGTTTTATTTGGTTTCCAATTTTGTGTTATTTGAATCAAGCTGTCTTGCACCCGAGTGTCTTCGTAATATTATCTGTGGTTTATGTGATGTTGTATGCAAATGCTGTACCCAGTTACAGCCAGAATAGGTTTGTCTGTTTGTGATATCAGAACAACTGTGCTGTAAGTACAGAAAAAAGTTGCATTGATCATAAGGGGTACATATTTAGTACGCAATTATGTCAATTATTTACATACAATATTTATCTAATATCTAATATACtagtaataattttttatctcGATAAAGAACcccaaaatacaaaaatgtacatatagAACGATAAATCGTtttgatattcataaaaatgtaaCGGAAATCGCACTGTCCGACATATTAATTGTAAGCTATTGCATGTTAAATCAGtttgaattcattaaaagaTTAATCTTTTAATAGGTATTCGTAggatttaacattttaaaaagcacTCTGACAGTACAACGTACTTATGTTCataactttaaatatatattgactAAGACCGTTAGCACAGTCAGAGGCAACGAATAATGTATTTCTTTAACCTATGGATTATCCTATGATTGCTATCATAATAGAGGTCATTTTGTATTGACAATAGATTTATGAACCTCTCAGGATATCTTATCAGCTACACAAAGTAACAAAATTCAAATACGTTAAAAACATTGTTGGTGCTGTTTTTCATGGATTCTTTTGAACAATTCCAAACATGTTATCTAACTGCTCTTTTTGgatctttcttttgaaaaagctaaaagttaaaaatttctGGAATTTATACGACAAATGAAATAACATGCAAactattttattcttaaatgatCAAAGCAACTCCCTATTTTGGTTATTATAGATTAATAGTTATgctcaaacaaaataaatggaTACGAATCATAACGGTAAGTACAATATGATAGCAAATGGATTTGACATCCAAATAAACCAATCCGTCAATTCTTATAACTTTTCTTAAGTCAGCATAGCTGTGATAAATGTTCCATATAGGTATTTTTTCTACAGTTAGACTAGTTTACATTTCCATTTATGAATTTTAGAAAGATAATTTACAAGTCCAATAGTTAATACTTTATAAAACCAGAACCCGACCTGTACAAGTAGAATGAAAATATTGGAATTACACGTGTTATCATCAAGAGGCAACTCATTTTATGATAATCTATAACAGTTTTATTTTGGATAAAAAGTCGTGATTATTAATGATATTCCACAACCGTATGttagtcatattttgttcattattatatacaaaaatCTAATGTGATTCTTACAATAGATTGTATCTTTATATCAACAACATTAAGCTATATGCCAGCCATCTTGAATAAACATGAAAGTCGGAGGTAACAAGACACAATGTTGCAGACAAAATATCAGGAGTTATCGATCCTGTCAGTAGCACGACGAATCTACTGGGTGGTAGATACTGTACCATCCTCCGTCTGTGTATTTTTCAGGGTCTGCATCTACAACCACCTGGTTTGAAAATCCTGCAATATAAAAAGGAAGTCTATATGCGTCCGTGTGGGAGGCTATGCAGGCAACAAATTACGCATTAGATCTATCATACCAATCACATATCACATACAGTATTTAACCATTGTCTATTATATTATTATCTTCAACAGAAGTATTCATTATACTGGTATTTCCTACCAATATCTGTGACAGAATTATCCATAAAAATACCATTATTTAAAGTATATCTTTTgtagaaaaatgtttatctGTTCCGTCTGCTCTTTTGATCAATTGATATAATGTAATTtagttttattatcaaaaattcCGTTTTTGGATGCTGGGTGGTCAAAAAATTATTCACAAGAAGATATATCATAT carries:
- the LOC128174695 gene encoding protein FAM124A-like, which encodes MTVDKLDLRTYSNMSSAFDPFWCNLCITVPKGKRKLLKKILYPLTKWIDPSFEFFNIFESDIQPRNDDKPSRTSEQCEVESVRAPSISVMLFLSENGTMSSKDVQKLFLLPPWAYHHKVELYNVRSPERTAACQEFYEIADDMPLWSVCPVHYGNEHLRVLIYVRNFHQMVEFYRVITDSEMESSKPGFCIFQMCSQPGLDIQVALKYSKYIEPYPISTTRLSFKVKSVESIGAFTGCNLEPAEGNSFIATDPDGNKVQLYQIPNTESSIPTKSVKTRGEKFSEDIKSCRSSDSHDSGRCSDSEIWCSEPEPFRNESFGLNSRTEHVLQIRENCVMPPALNTKNKIKAVYL